One region of Chthoniobacterales bacterium genomic DNA includes:
- the treY gene encoding malto-oligosyltrehalose synthase — protein sequence MPGEITQNPPWFATYRLQVNRDFPLAAAAETLPYLHDLGISHVYLSPCLQAAPGSMHGYDVADPTRVNDEIGGEPAWESFIAAAKAAGLGVLLDIVPNHMTTHTANVWWSDVLTHGPFSEHATAFDLFPYAIAERWEIAICTLGQPYGKVLEQGELEIDLDSGLPRLRYYESTFPLGPASWRRILGPAAPDLAFVLPELAKLRQQHQPEPRTIERYRLLTTQATEATRALLADPGIRTQVAAHCADIVAHPDQMHALLEDQFYRLAWWKLEGEIINYRRFFNIGTLVGVRVESPAIFDAAHARIARMVANGDLAGLRVDHPDGLRDPREYFDRLRQLLPDGRIYAEKILDSEEKLPDDWAIDGTVGYEFLSKVNRLWMDEEKADAITAIYADFTGHPVNYPALVREKKREIIHTHFTADLERLTTLAGNIAQARWTTHDLSRAQLEKAIAHLIVSLPVYRTYLTQHPHVVSAIDKKIITDAVAAAIAQSNALVETIEPEVFAFLDALLTNDLDGPLEADFIARWQQLAPAVMAKGAEDTTFYCYDRLVSCNEVGSQPSQLGIAPSKFHQFCAHLQNRWPHNLLPTSTHDTKRSEDVRTRISVLTEIPERWNAAVLRWSAINQSAWRGREPDRHAEFLLYQTLIGAWPISFDRAWQYLLKSCREAKIRTTWHEPNIGYEEGLREFTETILADEKFTTDLATFVEPLVRPGRINSLAQTLVKLTAPGTPDFYQGTELWDLSLVDPDNRRPVDFAARRDLLARVRTLSAVEALADWDSGLPKLFLIQRALAIRHSHAAVFNGVHQPISARGSHLGHVMSYRRGTDLIVSVPRFTLTLGGDWGDTVIPLPPGAWRSAFNGTAFTGDTAPADLFAAFPVALLTRET from the coding sequence ATGCCCGGTGAAATAACCCAGAATCCGCCCTGGTTCGCGACCTATCGCCTCCAGGTGAATCGGGATTTCCCGCTCGCCGCCGCCGCAGAGACGTTGCCCTACCTGCACGATCTCGGCATCAGCCACGTCTACCTCTCGCCCTGCCTGCAGGCGGCTCCCGGGAGCATGCATGGCTACGACGTCGCCGATCCCACCCGCGTCAATGACGAGATCGGCGGCGAGCCCGCATGGGAATCCTTCATTGCCGCCGCGAAAGCCGCCGGCCTCGGCGTGTTGCTCGACATCGTGCCGAACCACATGACGACGCACACCGCGAACGTCTGGTGGAGCGACGTCCTCACCCATGGCCCGTTCAGCGAACACGCCACCGCATTTGACCTCTTCCCCTACGCGATCGCCGAGCGCTGGGAGATCGCCATCTGCACGCTCGGCCAGCCCTACGGCAAGGTGCTCGAGCAGGGCGAGCTCGAGATCGATCTCGACTCCGGCCTGCCTCGTCTTCGCTACTACGAGAGCACATTTCCGCTCGGCCCTGCCTCGTGGCGCCGCATTCTCGGCCCCGCCGCGCCGGACCTCGCCTTCGTGCTGCCCGAGCTCGCCAAGCTCCGCCAGCAGCACCAGCCCGAGCCCCGCACGATCGAGCGCTATCGCCTGCTCACGACGCAGGCCACCGAGGCCACGCGCGCGCTCCTCGCCGATCCCGGCATCCGCACCCAGGTTGCCGCCCATTGCGCGGACATCGTCGCCCATCCCGACCAGATGCACGCCCTTCTCGAGGACCAGTTCTACCGGCTCGCGTGGTGGAAGCTCGAAGGCGAGATCATCAACTACCGCCGTTTTTTCAACATCGGCACGCTCGTCGGCGTGCGCGTGGAATCCCCCGCGATCTTCGATGCCGCCCACGCCCGCATCGCCCGCATGGTGGCCAATGGCGACCTCGCCGGCCTCCGCGTCGACCATCCGGACGGCCTCCGCGACCCGCGTGAATATTTCGACCGCCTCCGCCAGCTCCTCCCCGACGGCCGCATCTACGCCGAAAAGATTCTCGATTCCGAGGAGAAGCTTCCCGACGACTGGGCCATCGACGGCACCGTCGGCTACGAGTTCCTCAGCAAGGTGAATCGCCTCTGGATGGACGAGGAGAAAGCCGACGCCATCACCGCGATTTACGCGGACTTCACCGGCCACCCGGTCAATTACCCGGCGCTCGTCCGCGAAAAGAAGCGCGAGATCATCCACACGCATTTCACCGCCGATCTCGAGCGCCTGACGACGCTTGCGGGGAACATCGCCCAGGCTCGATGGACCACGCACGACCTCTCCCGCGCGCAGCTCGAGAAAGCCATCGCGCACCTCATTGTCTCGCTGCCCGTCTATCGCACCTATCTCACGCAGCACCCGCATGTCGTCTCCGCGATCGATAAAAAGATCATCACCGACGCCGTTGCCGCCGCCATCGCTCAATCGAACGCCCTTGTCGAGACGATCGAGCCCGAGGTCTTCGCCTTCCTCGACGCCCTGCTCACGAACGACCTCGACGGCCCGCTCGAGGCCGACTTCATCGCGCGCTGGCAGCAGCTCGCCCCGGCCGTCATGGCCAAGGGCGCCGAAGACACGACGTTCTATTGCTACGACCGCCTCGTATCCTGCAACGAAGTCGGCTCGCAGCCCTCGCAGCTCGGCATCGCGCCCTCGAAGTTCCACCAATTCTGCGCGCACCTCCAAAACCGCTGGCCGCACAACCTCCTGCCAACCTCCACTCACGACACCAAGCGCAGCGAGGACGTCCGCACGCGCATCAGCGTCCTCACGGAGATTCCCGAGCGCTGGAACGCCGCCGTCCTCCGCTGGTCCGCGATCAATCAGTCCGCCTGGCGCGGTCGCGAGCCCGACCGCCACGCCGAGTTCCTGCTTTACCAGACGCTCATCGGCGCCTGGCCGATCTCCTTCGACCGCGCCTGGCAATACCTGCTGAAGTCCTGCCGAGAAGCGAAGATTCGCACGACCTGGCACGAACCAAACATCGGCTACGAGGAAGGCCTCCGCGAATTCACCGAGACCATTCTCGCCGACGAGAAATTCACCACCGACCTCGCGACCTTCGTCGAGCCGCTCGTCCGGCCCGGCCGCATCAACAGCCTCGCGCAGACGCTGGTGAAGCTCACCGCGCCCGGCACGCCGGACTTCTATCAGGGCACCGAGCTCTGGGACCTCAGCCTCGTGGATCCCGACAACCGCCGTCCCGTCGACTTCGCCGCCCGGCGCGATCTCCTCGCCCGCGTCCGCACGCTCAGTGCCGTCGAGGCCCTCGCCGACTGGGATTCCGGCCTGCCGAAACTTTTCCTCATCCAGCGCGCCCTCGCGATCCGGCATTCGCACGCCGCCGTCTTCAACGGCGTCCATCAGCCCATTAGTGCGAGAGGCTCTCACCTCGGCCACGTGATGAGCTATCGGCGCGGGACGGACCTCATCGTCTCCGTCCCGCGATTCACCCTCACGCTCGGCGGCGACTGGGGCGACACCGTCATTCCGCTTCCGCCGGGCGCCTGGCGCAGCGCGTTCAACGGGACCGCCTTCACCGGGGACACCGCCCCCGCCGACCTCTTCGCCGCCTTCCCCGTCGCCCTGCTCACCCGCGAAACATGA
- the glgX gene encoding glycogen debranching protein GlgX, with product MTEAPKDELEILGDVSTPGIDEDYQAGSPFPQGATYDGKGTNFALFSEGAEAVDLCLFDKSESTAESKRIRLRERTNGVWHIYLPEIGPGQLYGYRVHGPYEPEHGCRFNSNKLLLDPYAKAIGREITWDDALFGYTIGAEGDDLTFDERDSAPFAPLAIVTNPEFDWEDDKPPGTAWHDTVIYEAHVKGLTMRHPDVPEEIRGTYAAIGHPVIIDYLTKLGITAIELLPIQYFADDRHLQEKGLHNYWGYNTLGFFAPQRTYAASKGHPADAVNEFREMVKALHKAGIEVIMDVVYNHTAEGNERGPTLSFRGIDNLSYYRIVKGKGRYYMDFTGCGNTLNMTHPHSLQLLMDSLRYWVTEMHVDGFRFDLASALARSLYDVDQLGAFFTSIYQDPTLATTKLIAEPWDLGMGGYQVGKFPVNWTEWNGKYRDSVRKYWKGDMGMHGEIATRLGGSADLYEHSGRLPSASINFITAHDGFTLHDLVSYNEKHNDANGENNNDGANDNESWNCGAEGPTDDDGINTLRERQKRNFLATLMLSQGVPMLCAGDEMGRTQGGNNNGYCQDTEISWHDWDLDDTRRSLLDFTARLIHYRRSHPNFHRRSFSELDPQAAATSENVRWVRADGEPMKDEDWGEGGWMRTLGMMLFGDAPEIRNAAGRRVRDNDYLVLLNAHHEAVDFKLPKDVRRKRWFIAFDTARPELEAHTERVAGGGIRLQGRSVIVLGHAR from the coding sequence AAAAGACGAATTGGAAATCCTGGGGGACGTATCGACGCCGGGCATCGACGAGGATTACCAGGCGGGGTCGCCGTTCCCGCAGGGCGCCACCTACGACGGCAAGGGCACGAATTTCGCCCTTTTTTCGGAAGGGGCCGAGGCGGTCGATCTCTGCCTGTTCGACAAAAGCGAATCCACCGCGGAATCGAAACGCATTCGCCTTCGCGAGCGCACGAATGGCGTCTGGCACATCTACCTGCCCGAAATCGGTCCCGGCCAGCTCTACGGCTACCGCGTGCATGGCCCCTACGAGCCTGAACACGGCTGCCGGTTCAATTCTAACAAGCTCCTGCTCGATCCCTACGCAAAAGCCATCGGCCGCGAGATCACGTGGGATGACGCGCTCTTTGGCTACACGATCGGCGCGGAGGGTGACGACCTCACCTTCGACGAACGCGACAGCGCGCCGTTCGCGCCGCTCGCGATCGTGACGAACCCGGAGTTCGACTGGGAGGACGACAAACCTCCGGGCACGGCCTGGCACGACACCGTCATCTACGAGGCGCACGTGAAGGGCCTCACCATGCGGCACCCCGATGTGCCGGAGGAAATCCGCGGCACCTACGCCGCCATCGGCCACCCCGTCATCATTGACTATCTCACGAAGCTCGGCATCACCGCGATCGAGCTCCTTCCGATCCAGTATTTCGCCGATGATCGCCATCTGCAGGAAAAAGGCCTGCACAACTACTGGGGCTACAACACGCTCGGCTTCTTCGCCCCGCAGCGCACCTATGCCGCAAGCAAGGGGCATCCCGCGGACGCCGTCAACGAATTCCGCGAGATGGTGAAGGCGCTGCACAAAGCCGGCATCGAGGTCATCATGGACGTGGTTTACAACCACACCGCCGAGGGCAACGAGCGTGGTCCCACGCTCTCCTTTCGCGGGATCGACAACCTCTCCTACTACCGCATCGTCAAGGGCAAGGGTCGCTACTACATGGATTTCACCGGCTGCGGCAACACGCTCAACATGACGCATCCCCACAGTCTGCAGCTGCTCATGGATAGCCTGCGCTATTGGGTGACAGAGATGCACGTGGACGGCTTCCGTTTCGATCTCGCCAGCGCCCTCGCCCGCTCGCTCTACGACGTGGACCAGCTCGGGGCTTTCTTCACCTCGATCTATCAGGACCCCACCCTCGCCACCACGAAGCTCATCGCCGAGCCGTGGGATCTAGGGATGGGCGGCTATCAGGTCGGCAAGTTTCCGGTCAACTGGACCGAATGGAACGGCAAATACCGCGACAGCGTCCGCAAATACTGGAAGGGCGACATGGGCATGCACGGCGAGATCGCCACACGCCTCGGCGGCAGCGCCGATCTCTACGAACACAGCGGCCGCCTGCCCTCCGCGAGCATCAACTTCATCACCGCGCACGACGGCTTCACCCTTCACGACCTCGTCAGCTACAACGAGAAGCACAACGACGCGAACGGCGAGAACAACAACGACGGCGCGAACGACAACGAGAGCTGGAACTGCGGCGCCGAGGGCCCGACCGACGACGACGGCATCAACACGCTGCGCGAGCGCCAGAAGCGCAATTTCCTCGCGACGCTCATGCTCTCGCAGGGGGTGCCCATGCTCTGCGCCGGCGACGAGATGGGCCGCACGCAGGGCGGCAACAACAACGGCTACTGCCAGGACACCGAGATTTCCTGGCACGACTGGGATCTCGACGACACCCGCAGGTCGCTTCTCGATTTCACCGCGCGCCTCATCCACTACCGCCGCAGCCACCCGAATTTTCACCGCCGCAGCTTCTCCGAACTCGATCCGCAGGCCGCCGCGACCAGCGAGAATGTCCGCTGGGTGCGCGCCGACGGTGAGCCCATGAAAGACGAGGATTGGGGCGAAGGTGGCTGGATGCGCACGCTCGGCATGATGCTCTTCGGCGATGCGCCGGAGATTCGCAATGCCGCGGGCCGCCGGGTAAGGGACAACGATTACCTCGTCTTGTTGAACGCCCATCACGAAGCGGTCGACTTCAAGCTTCCAAAGGACGTTCGCCGCAAACGCTGGTTCATCGCCTTCGACACCGCCCGACCGGAACTCGAGGCCCACACGGAACGCGTCGCGGGCGGCGGCATCAGACTTCAGGGCCGCTCCGTCATCGTCCTCGGCCATGCCCGGTGA